AGAAGCAACTGCAGGTATCATGGTTGCAGCAGATATAAATGGTCGATTGTTTTTAGCATCTCTTATTATGTTGCTTGACCAGCTCGACAATCCTTATGTGACTGTGAGAATGTCTGCATCTAAATTGATACATAGATCTTGCTTCTTTCATCATAAAGGAGGTCTGGAGAAAATTCTTGCTAAGTTTCATCATATACGCAATGAAGTGTATGATTTTTTATCATTGCGGCTTGGTAAAAGCCCAAAAATGGTTGCAGAATTTGCAGCAGGTTTTCTTGATGTTAAATCTGAAGAACTTGTTGAAAGAATGGTCCCAGTGGTTGTTCCAAAGCTTGTGATTACTCAGCAAGATAATGACCAAGCAAAGGTTACCTTATTTGTGCTGGCTAAATGTTTGAACAAAGATATGGTGCAACTTGCAACCGAATGTTTACCAAAAGTTCTTGCTTTGGCTCTTTATCAAGCAGATGGGCAAAAGTTAGACTGTGCGTTGCAGTTTTATTGTGGCCCATCTGGCATGACAAGAAAAGAAGTGGTGGAGGCTGCTGTACCTGAACTTTTGTATGAATTAGTCTGTTCTGAGGATGTGGACGATTCAGTTGATACCAGCATAAGGTAGAATACCCCATCTACTTATTGGTCGAGTTTAATTGTGTTTATATCTAACAGATTAGACACGTGGATCAGAAAAGGCTATTATCTGTTCTTAGTTGCACAAGTCTTTCGTctataacacataaaaaacaTGGACACTACGTTTTTATTGTTTGTTCTTCATTATGTACCTGACAGTGATTGCACAACAACTCTGTGCTTCTCTCCACCTTTTTCTTTTGGAAGTTTTTTTCTCAGTATTGCTAAATTTACTTATCAGACCAGTACAATAGAAAATGAAGTTCATTATAAATTCCAGTGATTATGCATCTTTCTGATAAATCTTGCTCAAATACATTCTATTAGACGTCTTCTGCTAAAAATGAATTTAGCACTTTGTGgagaatatatattattgagCTTCCACTTATCTATACATGAAGTTGATCGCATGTCTCATTTTATTATGGTTCAAAAAATAAACCCAGTTATTTGGGTGTATGAGATTATATATCTTGAAGACTCTACCTAGTTAGTTCTCTATAGCTATtgtttataacaaattttagtCGTTTAAGCTTTCATTTACTGTTTTACAGGCTATCGAGGGTGCCCCAGATGATAAAGGAAGTTGCAAAAATCTTGACAGAAAATGATGATCTTCCAGGTTTTCTAAGACACCATTTTGTTGGTCTTCTTGACAGAATTAACCGAAAAATGCTTTACGCAGATGATACGTTACTTCAAGTTCAGGCCACCAAATGTATAGAAATATTGATTAACATGATGGGTTCCCACCTTGGAACTTATGTACCAAAACTCATGGTTCTTCTCATGCATGCAATCGATAAAGAACCATTGCAGAGGGATGGGCTTGCAGCCTTACATTTTTTCATTAGACAATTGGCAAAGGTATCCCCTTCTAGTACTAAACATGTGATCTCTCAAGTTTTTGCTGCAATTATTCCCTTACTTGAGAAACAAAAGGGACATTCTATCTTGCATATGATGCAAATTGTGAAAATTTTGGAAGAACTTGTATTTGAGAATAAATCAGTACtgaaacaacatatatatgagtTTCCTCCTCTACCCAACATTCCTGCCCTTGCAGAAGTCAACAAAGTAATAGATGACGCACGTGGGACCATGACCTTGAAGGATCAGTTGCGAGATATTGTTGTTGGTTTGAACCATGAGAACTTAAATGTTAGATATATGGTAGCTTGTGAGTTAAGTAAATTGCTAAAACTGAAAAGAGATGATGTGGCAGTCATGGTTGATGGTGAAGAGGATTCAGATATGGATGTTTTAAGCTCTTTAATTACATCTTTACTTAGAGGCTGCGCAGAAGAATCTAGAACTATAGTTGGACAACGGTTAAAGCTGGTTTGTGCTGATTGTCTTGGATCGCTTGGAGCCATTGATCCCGCCAAAGTTAAAGGCTTTTCAAATCAACGGTTCAAAATTGCATGTTCAGATGATGATTTAATCTTCGAGTTAATCCACAAACATTTAGCACGGGCTTTTAGGGCAGCACCTGACACCTCAGTTCAAGACATGGCTGCTTTGGCGATACAGGAGTTACTGAAGATTGCTGGTTGCAATGCATCGCTTGAGGAGGATGTTTCAGCTTCTCACATTTCAAAACTCAATGTTTCAAATAAGATGGATGGGAGGGGTCAGAGGTTGTGGGACCGGTTTTCTAATTATATTAAAGAGATAATAGCTCCCTGTTTAACCTCAAGGTTTCACCTTCCAAACATGGCTGATTCTGCATCTTCTGGTCCTATCTATCAGCCTTCATTGTCATTTCGCAGATGGATATTCAACTGGGTCAAAAAACTTACCGCCCACGCAACAGGTTCGCGGGCTAGCATCTTTAATGCATGTCGAGGTATTGTACGCCGTGACATGCAAACAGCAACTTATCTGCTACCATATTTGGTATTACATGTTGTCTTACATGGTACCGAGGACGCCCGCCGTGGAATAACACAGGAAATTCTTTCAGTTCTTGATGCAGCGGCTTCAGAAAGCGTTCCAGGAATTAGTTCTGGCCAAAGTGAAGTTTGCATTCAAGCAGTTTTTACTCTTCTTGATAATCTTGGTCAATGGGTTGATGATGTTAAACAAGAGCTTACTCTATCTCAGTCCAATTCAAAGCAGAAGTTGAAGCATAACAGTCTAAATTACATATTGGACTCAGACCAGCTATCTATGCAGTGCGAACATGTTTCTGAGCTTTTGTCCGCAATTCCAAAAGTGACCCTTGCGAAGGCATCGTTTAGGTGCCAGGCTTATGCTCGTTCTTTGTTGTACTTTGAGTGTCACGTGCGAGAGAAATCTGGATCATTTAACCCATCAGCTGAAAAGAGTGGAATTTTTGAGGATGAAGATGTCTCATTTTTAATGGAAATCTACAGTGGGTTGGATGAGACTGATGGGTTGTCGGGTTTGGCATCTTTACGTAAATCAAAAAGCTTACAAGATCaactattaataaataaaaaagctgGAAACTGGGCTGAAGTTTTGACTTCTTGTGAACAGGCTTTACAGATGGAACCAACATCTGTCCAGAGGCATTCAGATGTTCTTAATTGTTTAATCAATATGTGTCATTTGCAAGCAGTGGTTACTCATGTTGATGGACTAATATCTAGAATTCCTCAATACAAAAAGACGTGGTGTATGCAAGGAATTCAAGCCGCTTGGAGGCTTGGTAGATGGGACTTAACAGATGAGTACCTCGATGGAGCTGATGAAGAAGGTTTACTTTGTAGTAGCTCGGAGAGTAATGCTTCATTTGACATGGATGTTGCCAAAATTCTTAGAGCAATGAGAATGAAAGATCAGTTTTCAGTTAGTGAGAAAATTGCATTATCGAAACAAGCTTTAATTGCTCCTTTAGCTGCTGCTGGTATGGATTCATATACACGAGCATACCCTTATGTTGTCAAGCTTCATGTCTTACAAGAGCTCGAGGATTTTCATTCTATTCTGAATGGTGAGTCGTTTTTGGAAAAGTCATGTGCTGGTCAACCAGAGTTTTTAAAAGTAACAGAAAACTGGGACAACCGGCTCAGATTCACGCAACCGTCTCTTTGGACACGTGAACCACTTTTGGCTTTTCGGAGACTGGTTTTTGGTGCTAGTGGTCTTACTGGTCAAGTTGGGAACTGTTGGGTACAATATGCAAAACTCTGTCGCTCGTCTGGTCACTATGAGACTGCTAATCGAGCCATATTGGAAGCCATGGCTTCAGGTGCAGCTAATGTTCATATGGAAAAGGCTAAACTTTTATGGAGCACAAGGCGTTCTGATGGTGCTATTGCAGAGCTACAACAGTCACTTATGAACTTCCCTGTTGAAGTCATTGGCTCTGCTACAATGTCATCAATTACTAGTCTTTCATTGGTTCCTATAAACCAACCCGCTTTACCTTGCAACACTCAAGCATCAAATGAAAATCGAGATGTTGCAAAAACCTTGCTACTGTATTCCAGGTGGATTCATTACACTGGGCTAAAACAGAAGGAAGATGTTATGAGTCTGTTCTCTAGGGTTAGGTTACTGCAGCCCAAATGGGAAAAGGGGTATTTTTATGCGGCAAAGTATTGTGATGAAGTGCTTGTTGATGCAAGAAAACGACAGGAAGAAAATTCTGGTGCAAGTACTGAAAAGGCTTGGTGGTGCTTCCTTCCTGATGTCTTGCTATTTTATGCCAAGGGACTTCACAGAGGCCATAAGAATCTTTTTCAAGCTCTTCCAAGGTTGCTGACACTATGGTTTGAGTTTGGTAGTATTTATCAGAGGAAAGGTTCATCATCTAAAAAAGATATGAAGACTGTTCATGATAAGGTTGTTTATTTCTCATTCCGAatcatataataatttgaaagggGAAAGTGGGGTTTGGGGTAGAATATTGTGTTTTGAATGTGATTATCTGTTTTTTACGTGTTCAAGTAACAGATTTTAGAGTTATCTATATAGTTTAGAAGTAGCTACCACAAAATTACTTGTTATTTAACATGTGaaacttaaaataagaacatatAATTCTATGCCGTTCACTTGCAAAGTTGCAATTACCGTACACCTCAGATGAAATCACATGTGTTCTAACacattttgaactttttgtgtCCGTTCTTATCTGAACCTCCTTCAAGTTTCACATCCAAATTAACATATGATTGTGTGGTTTTCACATTTTTaacccctctctctctctctcatatTAGTCTTGTTGTGATAATTTCATTGTACATAAGCATTTTCAAAATGCAATGCCAAACACCAGTTACTAATTATGGAAACTTGTTCTCTTTTTCCCTGTCAGTTGATGAGCATTATGCGCGGGTGTTATAAGGACTTGCCTACCTACCAATGGCTGACAGTTTTACCTCAACTGGTTTCTAGAATCTGCCACCAAAATGATGAAATTGTACGAGTTGTTAAGCAAATCATTACATCTGTTCTCGGGCAATATACCCAACAAGGCCTTTGGATCATGGCAGCCGTTTCAAAATCTACAGTTTCTTCAAGGCGGGACGCAGCTGCAGAGATTATAAACAATGCACGAAAAAGGTCAAATCAGGGAGCACCCAATGCTCTGTTTGGCCAGTTTGCCAGCTTAATCGATCATTTAATTCGGCTATGCTTTCATGCAAGTCAGTCCAAGTCACCAACGATCAACATTTCTACTGAATTTAGTTCCCTCAAAAGGATGATGCCGACTGAAATTATAATGCCTACTCAAGGATCAATTAGTGTTAGCCTTCCCACTATTGATACAAGTACAACAGCCTTTTTCTCAGCTACAGATTATCCAACTATAACAGGAATAGCAGATGAAGCTGAGGTCCTTTCATCACTTCAGAAACCAAAAAAGGTTAAGTTTCCTAACTGGCCGAAGAACATCTAAGTAGCTCTGTTAGTAGTACGTTTTTTTCTAGATGTGTGAGTTTTGACCcaataacttacacatgggtcAATCTGGGATGTGTTTTGTTGTAGGCAAAAGTTAGCTAAAAGGGAATGGAACAATGCTGAAAGTCTCTTAAAGTCGTTTAGTGGATATAGCATCTTATATCATCTtgttaaacatttttttctctATGTGTAAGTTTTGACCCAGTAACTTACACTTAGGTCAATCTGGGATTTGTTTTGTTGTAGGCAATAGTTAGCTAAAAGGGAATGGGACAATGCTGAAAGTCTCTTAAAGTCGTTTAGTGGATATAGCATCTTATCTCGTCTTGTTAAACATTTTGATTATCATTGTAGTATTATTAATTTTGTGATCTTAACTACTAGATTTTTTTAATGGACAATAAAGGTTTTGTTGTTCAACCACTCCATACCAAAAATAACACATTTGGTTCTGCTCCCATTCTTACTTTTTACTCAACAAACCAATCTTACCACATCTATTACTGGAACTTCGATATCTCTTTGCCATGATATTCATGTATTGTGTCGATTCTTTCCACAGATTATTCTACTGGGAAGTGATGGAGTCAAACGTCCATTCCTCTGCAAACCGAAGGATGACCTTAGGAAAGATGCACGAATGATGGAGTTTAACACAATGATAAATCGGTTATTATCCAAGTCTCCAGAAAGCCGTAGAAGGAAGCTATATGTACGTACATTTTCTGTGATCCCCTTAACGGAAGATTGTGGTATGGTAGAATGGGTACCCCACACTCGCGGGCTTCGACATATTCTCCAAGACATATATATTAGCTCTGGGAAGTTTGATAGACAGAAAACAAACCCTCTGATTAAGCGTATATATGATCAATGCCATGGTAAAATGGCTGAagatgatatgttgaaaaataaaattcttcCAATGTTCCCTCCAGCTTTCCACAAGTGGTTTTTGAACACATTTTCTGAGCCGGCAGCTTGGTTTAGGGCCCGTGTTGCTTATGCACACACTACCGCTGTTTGGTCCATGGTTGGGCATATTGTTGGTCTTGGTGACCGTCATGGAGAAAACATTCTTTTTGATTCAACCACTGGTGATTGTGTTCATGTTGATTTCAGTTGCTTATTTGACAGAGGCCTACAGCTTGAAAAGCCAGAACTTGTACCTTTCAGGTTAACACAGGTGAGAAAGTCTGTTAATTATAATGCAtgcataaaatattttttattagttaataaCATTGTAGAAAGAAACTGTGGATTCCTGCATTTTATGGAATGTTGCATAGGTACATATGTACTTCGTAAGCAACACCTGTTTGACCAATATATTTTGGGTTCAACAGTGGTTTAATTTTTGCATATAATGTTCTCTTTCAAtatgaatttaaaaattaatatatgcatAGGTTTTAAATAATGAAACATAACACGTTATATCtataaaaaagattaatttagttatgtacttgtatatattgatgatatatattattattacaggATTCTCTATTTTTACTAATTGCAGTTGCATATGATTGATAGTGTTTGTGATAATTTCTGAAACCTTCTTATGGTATGGATTGTGCAGAATATGATTGATGGGTTGGGCATAACAGGGTATGAAGGCACGTTTTTAAAGGTTTGTGAGATTACACTTTCAGTACTAAGGGAACATAGAGAAACTTTGATGAGTGTTCTCGAGACGTTCATCCATGATCCTCTTGTCGAGTGGACTAAAACTCATAAATCCAGTGGAGTGGAAGTTCAGAACCCTCATGCTCAGGTTTCATTCTCTTCCTGTAGCTATACAAAAAGTTTGGGTGCACTCTTTTAGCTATTGTTTTGGAAtattaaatatagttttatattgttgaaattgtaAAGACGTGTTCACAACCATCAGTGCCAAGTCATATTAGATTGAGATAGTCTTGTAGAATGTAGCATATATGAGGTACTGATTCTTACTTGAAATTTCAGCGGGCCATAAGCAATATCGAAGCACGCTTGCAAGGTATTGTTGTGGGTGTTGGAGCAGCACCATCTTTGCCTCTGGCTGTAGAAGGGCAAGCTCGCCGTTTAATTGCCGAAGCAGTTTCGCATAAAAACCTTGGGAAAATGTATATCTGGTGGATGCCTTGGTTTTAATGCCAATATGAAGCCCTCAGGTATGCATTGACATCTACAGCCCTACTCAATTTCTCACATGACCAAATCAGATCGAAGTCTATTGACATGGTTCTCCATCCCATGAAAAATAATGACACTTCCATTTCTGAAATTTTGTACAGTGACCTATTTTACCCTTCCTGGGTTAAAcaaagttaatatattgatataagCTGAAATGCTAAATGAACTAGATCTCAAGTACATTGACTTATGTGTTTCTGTTATAGTTTACACCATTTGTAGTTGCTTCTGACTCATTAATCTAAGAATTTTAAAAGTTGATCTCTTCAGTTTCCTGTCAATAATTTGTAACGAAGCGAGCCTCCGACGAATAAGGTTACATTTTTTACTGGAACTGAAACATTCTAATGATGAGAACAAATATGTTAGCAGAAGGTAATTGAATGACTGCATAAACAGACTTCACTTCAAAACACAAACCTGAAAACCATGGTGATACTGTTTTGtaaatttcatgttttcatTTGAAGTATGTAAAATAAGCTGGATctacctaaaccctaaaccacCTACTGACCTCCGCACTTAACCAATAAGTGAAAAACTATATGAACTTCGGGAATGAGAGGCTAGTTCTCTATTATGTGAAAAGCTATATTGGTTGTTCCAGAGTTTTTTGCTGATTAGGGTACTTTTTTTAATCCAGCTCATAAGTGAAACTGCAGTGTAATATCATGAACCAAGATTTGGGAGAATAGTTGGCTactttttttgggtaaagggatACCACGTTTCACTTTCTAACAATTAAAACACAACCAATAACGTTTTACAAGTAACTTGACAGTGTCACACTAGTTCACATACATGACATGCCATGTATATGTTAAACAAGCTAAATAGCAACCAAAGAAACCATTACATGAAAATAATGCTAAAGTAGCCTCTGTTGTAGGCAGCTTTAATTCCAGCCTTCAAGTATACTCACCCCCTTTGTAGATCATTTAAAATTCGTCGTGACCAGCTTCAATCTAACCATGGAGACAATATCATCTCTAAGTTGTTGCACTGATCTAGCACTAGTTGTAAAGAGCCTAGCATTCCTTTCTTTCCTTATAAAGTAAGCAGCAGTAGGAAGCAAAATACGACCAAATGACCAATAAATACTGCTTGTTGCCTTTTTATTTGCCTAATTAAGCAGGCAGGTCAGAATATCATCCC
The sequence above is drawn from the Erigeron canadensis isolate Cc75 chromosome 4, C_canadensis_v1, whole genome shotgun sequence genome and encodes:
- the LOC122596046 gene encoding serine/threonine-protein kinase ATR, whose translation is MANLFSLFHELRERIAASSSSSSSSSLTPPNNKSSSDDPALILRFRQVIPILLQTYVIPNSSANEKEVIATLKLLNHTVKIYPGIFYNGKASAILPTICRILPFFAEPSFSSRQGIIFETLGSLLSLLRSGDRDAYRLFFKDVMGVFEDLLTIATIANNTCKSELEVSLRCFHESLSVISTDSTALSELPACIKPIDGFGIIINLTGVARWQPFATWMIKVSCKCLTEGALYVEGLINVPFVLAACKLLCYGDAALQMACFDLVRILGEVVSDDIIPSIIPSENMILSISAILSEEEEGRPVFRDSTYDSFLGGCLQALYSSCTDDVIKLTATDIVNVFPKSMQKTKSPELKTALCGAYVRIAKVCPPHIWKPESLFNTLRSPKPYHGLVECFQVVLSMLDLDFVGEATNGEESLDASLIRTSDYESVRVGEKRSIQLSNVLNVKRQKLDLSNGSMSNLQSEGRNEYTEHAGSTLMSLIESLKAPGGNANLLEPEISLTALSILCIALCKCPRDKFIRQVSRQMLEWIPWISEQVNQESLGGVDLPIYLEALHRLLLRQRFLSQKDNLFRENDNAAYLMQLVLKTPWNHALMTTEPCLSWKTKCFCLQILPIMGTLSQSGGDLGILDLGLQDEADEVRNEATIAMPLIVLCEFGTLAQIFKRLEFLWKEKTEKVKKSITIFLGYLACLYGSSDGTANLFKNKCMLFLQEEKHIHSWTGDQLLQGFWCSLCDKSIRHSHESLSITPNLHNMLDCDYTSLVSLFFTLLYDESEEVQLSCVSAVGRVLVHMDLNTLHETKTEWIKSIDYLLLHRRKSVREAFSRQIRCFVQNHILTSFFLDEQLFLDRVRNGYAVANDPEVYETLLEATAGIMVAADINGRLFLASLIMLLDQLDNPYVTVRMSASKLIHRSCFFHHKGGLEKILAKFHHIRNEVYDFLSLRLGKSPKMVAEFAAGFLDVKSEELVERMVPVVVPKLVITQQDNDQAKVTLFVLAKCLNKDMVQLATECLPKVLALALYQADGQKLDCALQFYCGPSGMTRKEVVEAAVPELLYELVCSEDVDDSVDTSIRLSRVPQMIKEVAKILTENDDLPGFLRHHFVGLLDRINRKMLYADDTLLQVQATKCIEILINMMGSHLGTYVPKLMVLLMHAIDKEPLQRDGLAALHFFIRQLAKVSPSSTKHVISQVFAAIIPLLEKQKGHSILHMMQIVKILEELVFENKSVLKQHIYEFPPLPNIPALAEVNKVIDDARGTMTLKDQLRDIVVGLNHENLNVRYMVACELSKLLKLKRDDVAVMVDGEEDSDMDVLSSLITSLLRGCAEESRTIVGQRLKLVCADCLGSLGAIDPAKVKGFSNQRFKIACSDDDLIFELIHKHLARAFRAAPDTSVQDMAALAIQELLKIAGCNASLEEDVSASHISKLNVSNKMDGRGQRLWDRFSNYIKEIIAPCLTSRFHLPNMADSASSGPIYQPSLSFRRWIFNWVKKLTAHATGSRASIFNACRGIVRRDMQTATYLLPYLVLHVVLHGTEDARRGITQEILSVLDAAASESVPGISSGQSEVCIQAVFTLLDNLGQWVDDVKQELTLSQSNSKQKLKHNSLNYILDSDQLSMQCEHVSELLSAIPKVTLAKASFRCQAYARSLLYFECHVREKSGSFNPSAEKSGIFEDEDVSFLMEIYSGLDETDGLSGLASLRKSKSLQDQLLINKKAGNWAEVLTSCEQALQMEPTSVQRHSDVLNCLINMCHLQAVVTHVDGLISRIPQYKKTWCMQGIQAAWRLGRWDLTDEYLDGADEEGLLCSSSESNASFDMDVAKILRAMRMKDQFSVSEKIALSKQALIAPLAAAGMDSYTRAYPYVVKLHVLQELEDFHSILNGESFLEKSCAGQPEFLKVTENWDNRLRFTQPSLWTREPLLAFRRLVFGASGLTGQVGNCWVQYAKLCRSSGHYETANRAILEAMASGAANVHMEKAKLLWSTRRSDGAIAELQQSLMNFPVEVIGSATMSSITSLSLVPINQPALPCNTQASNENRDVAKTLLLYSRWIHYTGLKQKEDVMSLFSRVRLLQPKWEKGYFYAAKYCDEVLVDARKRQEENSGASTEKAWWCFLPDVLLFYAKGLHRGHKNLFQALPRLLTLWFEFGSIYQRKGSSSKKDMKTVHDKLMSIMRGCYKDLPTYQWLTVLPQLVSRICHQNDEIVRVVKQIITSVLGQYTQQGLWIMAAVSKSTVSSRRDAAAEIINNARKRSNQGAPNALFGQFASLIDHLIRLCFHASQSKSPTINISTEFSSLKRMMPTEIIMPTQGSISVSLPTIDTSTTAFFSATDYPTITGIADEAEVLSSLQKPKKIILLGSDGVKRPFLCKPKDDLRKDARMMEFNTMINRLLSKSPESRRRKLYVRTFSVIPLTEDCGMVEWVPHTRGLRHILQDIYISSGKFDRQKTNPLIKRIYDQCHGKMAEDDMLKNKILPMFPPAFHKWFLNTFSEPAAWFRARVAYAHTTAVWSMVGHIVGLGDRHGENILFDSTTGDCVHVDFSCLFDRGLQLEKPELVPFRLTQNMIDGLGITGYEGTFLKVCEITLSVLREHRETLMSVLETFIHDPLVEWTKTHKSSGVEVQNPHAQRAISNIEARLQGIVVGVGAAPSLPLAVEGQARRLIAEAVSHKNLGKMYIWWMPWF